TACAATCTTTGGTTTTTTCTAGCCGAGATTAGGGTccaatatttttatagttttttttgtatgaagaaatttttttttagctcAGATCTATATAATACATGAGACGGATCTGACGTATGCGTGTCTGACAGGTAACACGTAAATCTGCACCGAACGAGTCCATTGTAGAAACACTTTTGGAGAAAGTGGCTCATCTTGAGAAAAAGTTCACGTCTTGCCAGGCACTCGCTGTGGAGCGCAGAGACATCAACTCTTCTGTCATTAAGCTCGCAAGAGATGCCATTGCTTCCCAAACCAGATGGCGTGACGACACCAACACTGAGTATGAGACTTGTCCAGCCTGCTACGCACACGTTTCACCTCCTAGTCACAAACTTGAGGTGAGCAGCGGTTGCTTCCACCGCATCTGCTTTACGTGCATAAGGGACTGTGTCTCATCCCAACTAGAACGAGGGGACACCGTGCTCTGTCCTTACCCCGGTTGCGAGAAAGAACTTGTGCTAGAGGATTGTAGAGGTATTGTTGATGACGATGCTCTTAATCTTATCATCCACCGCAAGAAGGAGAAGGCCATCCCCGTTTTAGACAGAGTCTACTGTCCCAAGCCTTCTTGTAACTTTTTGATGTCCGACCGCGACCTCCCACTCGGCATCTCCATTGATCCTCGGCAAAAGTCAGTAGCACGCACGTGCGTCGAGTGCGGCTTGTGTTTCTGCAAAAAATGCCATGTTCCGTGGCACTACAAGaagacatgcgatgagttcaAGAAGTCCCCGTCTTACCTGACATCTGACGCCGCGCTTTTGGAGTCTTTAGTGAAGACAGAGGGATGGATGAAGTGTCCCCAGTGTGCCACCGTCGTTCAAAAAAATGGCGGGTGCCAACGCATTAGCTGCAGGTATTGGACATTTGTTATTGAGACTggttttaatattattagtcTTTTGACTCTAATTATctgtgtttttttattattttctcacAGACATTGCAACCACAAGTTCTGTTACGCATGTGGGGCTGCGTGTACAAGGAAGAAAATGTCATGCAACTGCAGTCCACAAGACTAGGCTTCTAACGTGCTGAAGGATATGCCAATCTTGTCTTCAAATAAAAAGACTATATAGACCATTCCAAATAGTTTCCTATTAACGATATGCTAGTGTGTGTCTGAGAGCTTATGTATTCCCGAACAAGTTTGTGATGCACTGATGCATATTCGACAGTTGCTTTCTCTCTTCAAATTCCATGTACAAGAATCTAATGCAAATGAAA
The Raphanus sativus cultivar WK10039 chromosome 1, ASM80110v3, whole genome shotgun sequence DNA segment above includes these coding regions:
- the LOC108863524 gene encoding E3 ubiquitin-protein ligase RSL1-like, which gives rise to MDDNELELARQKLDLVSLGESSSTYRLYSKGLVSEEVVKDDTMLVGGSGLSLCDSNDNSKFETKKALRNNRVLAHPEAAELAAIIQGLSWALELGVKSIQFFCDDPIILDYVTRKSAPNESIVETLLEKVAHLEKKFTSCQALAVERRDINSSVIKLARDAIASQTRWRDDTNTEYETCPACYAHVSPPSHKLEVSSGCFHRICFTCIRDCVSSQLERGDTVLCPYPGCEKELVLEDCRGIVDDDALNLIIHRKKEKAIPVLDRVYCPKPSCNFLMSDRDLPLGISIDPRQKSVARTCVECGLCFCKKCHVPWHYKKTCDEFKKSPSYLTSDAALLESLVKTEGWMKCPQCATVVQKNGGCQRISCRHCNHKFCYACGAACTRKKMSCNCSPQD